AAACAGGTGATGGTGAGTGTTGATCCAGCCTGGATAGACGACGCAATTGCGCGCGTCGATCACCCGTTCGCCCGGTTGCGCTTGCAGGTCGGCGGCCATCTCGGCGATGCGCCCGTTGACCACACGGATGTCCACGGCACCGGCCCGTGCGCGAGAGCCGCGCTGGCCGGTCATCACCGCAACCGGGTGCTTGATCAGAATGTTTTGAAGTTGAGTCATGGGCAGGCTCCAGTCAAAGAATGTGCGAGGCGGATTTGCTGGCGGTGGTTTGCGGCACGCTGACGCCGTTCAGCGCGGCGTTGAGCAGCACCGACACCAGGCAAGCGATGACCACGCTGCTGTGCAGAAACGGCTGCGACCACTCGGGTAATTGTTTGAACAGGGTCGGGGCGAGCACCGGCACCAGCGCGGCGGCGATGGTGAAACCGACGATCAAGACGTTGTAGCGATTGCGCTCATAGTCGACTTTGGCCAGGGTCTGAATCCCCGCTGCCGCGACCACACCGAACATGGCCACGCCGGCGCCACCGAGGGCGGCGGTCGGCATCGAGGCGATGATCGCGCCGGCCTTTGGCACCAGCGCAATCGAGCACATCAGCAAACCGCTGACCGCCACCACCCAACGGCTGCGCACGCCGGTGAGGATCACCAGACCGACGTTTTCCATGAAGGCAATGAACGGGAACGCGGCGAACATCCCGGCAATGGTGCTGGCCAGGCCGTTGGCGCGCAGGCCGTTGATCACTTGTTTGTCTTCCACCGGTTTTTCGACGATGTCGCCAATGGCCACGAACAGCCCCATCGACTCCACCATCTGCACGATCATCACCACGACCATGGTCGCGATCGGGATCAGGCTGAATGTCGGCAAGCCAAAATAGAACGGATAGGGCACGGTCAGCCACGGCGCTTGCTCAACGCTGTGAAAACTGCCCATGCCCAAACCGTAGGCCAGGCCCGCGCCCACCAGCATGCCAACCAGCACCGCCATGTTGCGCATCAGCGGGCTGCCATAACGAGTGACGAGCAGAATCGTCAGCAACACCACGACCGCGACACCGAGGAACGCCGGGGCACCGAAATTGCTCGCGTTGCGCCCGCCGCCGACCCACTCATAGGCGATCGGGAACAATTGCAAACCGATCACCGTGACGATGCAGCCGGTGACCACGGGCGGAAAAAACCGCCGCAATCGACCCACGAACGGTGCCATCAGCATGGTAAAAATCCCGGCACCGATCACCGCCCCGCAGACCCCGGCGAAGCCCACCTCCGGGTTGCTGCCGATGGCGATCACCGGGCCGACGCTGCTGAACGCGACGCCCTGCAGGATCGGCAGACGTACGCCGAATTTCCAGAAGCCGACGGTTTGCAGAAGGGTGGCGATGCCTGAGCAGAACAGCGTGGTACTGATCAGCACCACCGTGTCGGCATGGGACATTTTCAACGCGCTGGCGACAATCAACGGCACGGCGATGGCGCCGATGTACGAGACGGCCATGTGTTGCAGGCCGAGGGTAAGCATCTGTCGCACCGGCAGAACGCGGTCGACGGCATGCACGGTGGTGGCGGATTTCGATGCGGATGTGGCTGACGACATGGGGAAACACCTCTGGCTGTTTTATGCGGTAGAGAGGGGTATTCGTCTGATGCCGATCAGCTCAAGAACACAGTGGAATCCTGTGGGAGCTGGCTTGCCAGCGATGGCGATTTCGCAGTCACCATTTTTATAAACTGACAGTCCGCTATCGCTGGCAAGCCAGCTCCCACAGGTGTTGTGTTGTTCAAAAGAATTGGCATCAGTCATTCGTGCTGCGAAGCCGCCATCCACCGGCTCCGATGCCTTGGTTCAGCCTGCCAGGCAGGCGGCGAAGCCTTGGTTCAGCGCCGCGCGATCCAGGTCGCGGCCGATGAACACGATCTTGCTCGATCGGGGCTCCGTGCCCCAGGCGGTCGATGCGCGAAACTCCACCAGACTGTGCACGCCCTGCAGCACGTAGCGCTGGTCTTCGTTGGCCACCGCGAGCACGCCTTTCATGCGATAGAGATTGTCGGCCTGGGACGAGCGCAACTCGCTGATCCAGCGGTGAAACGCCATCAGATTGACCGCGCCGTCGACAGCGATACCGACCGATGACACGCTCGGGTCGTGCTGGTGATCCGGCTCTTGCGCGTGATGCTCGTGGTGATCGTGATCGTGCTGTTCCGCGCCGATTTCCATCAGCTTCTGCGTGCATTCGAATGCACCGATTCCGAGGATCCTGGTCAGGTCGATTTGCGCATGGGTCGAGGTCACCAGATCCGCCGTGGCGTTCAAGCTGCGAATCTTGCCGCACAGGGCTTCAACCTCTGCGGCGCTGACCAGATCGACCTTGTTGATGACGATGCGGTCGGCGCAGACAATCTGATCCACCGCCTGGTTGTCGACGCCGTCCAGTTGCAGATCCTCCAGATGCTGGGCGATGTGCTTGGCGTCGACCATGGTCACGATTGCGTCGAGCTCGACTTCTTCGGCGATCGGGTCGTTGATGAAAAAGCTCTGCGCGACCGGATAAGGGTCGGCCAGGCCACTGGTTTCAATGAGGATGTGATCGAGGCGCACCGGGCGTGCCACCAGCTCGCGGACGATACGCACCAGATCCTCGCGAACCTCGGCGGTGCAGCACACGCAGCCGTTGACCATCTCGTAGATTTCTTCGGTTTCGGAGCTCAGCACCAGATCGCCGTCGATGCCGACCTCGCCGAATTCGTTTTCGATAACAGCGATTTTGCGCCCGTGGTTTTCCTTGAGGATGTAATTGAGCAACGTGGTTTTACCGGCCCCGAGAAAACCGGTGAGGATGGTCACGGGGATTTTGGTATTGCGGGTTGGGGCGTTGAAGGGAGTGTTCATCAGAAGCTCCTTGACTGTGTTTTGCCGAAGTGCGATCAAATGTGGGAGCTAGCCCTGCTAGCGATGGCGGTGTATCAGCCAGAATTGATTTCACTGACACTCCGCCATCGCTAGCAGGGCTAGCTCCCACAGGGATTGGGGTGTTCTCGCCAGCGAGTGGCGACACCGGCATCAAGGCCGAACAGGTCGAGCACCCGACCAAGGCTGTGATCGACCATTTGCGCCAGATTCTGCGGGCGTGCATAAAACGCCGGCACCGGCGGGGCGATGATCCCGCCCATTTCGGTGATGGCGGTCATGTTGCGCAAATGGGCGAGGGTCAGCGGGGTTTCGCGGGCCATCAGCACCAAGGTGCGGCGCTCCTTGAGGGTCACGTCAGCGGCGCGGCCGATGAGTCCCGAAGACGTGCCCGTGGCGATTTCCGCCAGGGTGCGCATCGAGCAGGGCGCAACCACCATGCCGAGGCAGCGAAACGAACCGCTGGCAATGCCGGCAGCGACGTCGTCGGCGCGGTGGTAATGGCTGGCGAGCGCCGTGACGTCGGCCAGTTTGTAGTCGGTCTCATGCGCCATGGTCAGCAGCGCGGCGCGGCTGATGATCAAGTGGCTTTCGATGTCGAGTTCGGCCAGCAACTGCAGGAGCCGCACGCCGTATACGAACCCTGACGCGCCACTGATGCCCACCACCATCCGCGGCCGGTTCATGCCTGCAGACCTTTGATCAATTGGCGGGCACGTTCGAGCACTTGCTGATCGAGCTGCGCCTTGATCCCGTCGAAAGCCGAACCGCGCGTCGCATCCAGGCCCATCCGCGAAGTGGTGCCGTTGACCGAAGAGGACGGGTCGAGCGGACTGCCGGGCAAGCCATCGATGGTGAAAATATCCAAGTGTGGCTGGAAGTGCGTGGCCAATGCCCATAGCACCTGACTGTCATCGCTGATGTCGATATCGCTGTCCACCGCGATCACCGTTTTCAGGTACGGATCCCAACCGAGCAGGGCCAGCATGATCTGCCGCGCTTCGCCGTCGCGGCTTTGATCGAGTGCCACGTAGCAATGAAAATGCGTGCCGGAATTGGGGTAATGCACGGCGGTGACGGCAGGGAAGCGTGCTTTGAGTTTTTCGCTCATTTCCGCCTCGCGGGGCAGGCGGGCGAGGGTCAAATGCTCGGCGTAGCGGCCGCCCATCACATCGACCAGCCAAGCGTCTTTGCGCTTTAACAGGGTGTCGACGCGCAGCACATTGTTGGTCGAGCGATCCGAGGAATAACCGCTGAATTCGCCGAACGGGCCTTCGTCGGCGTAGGCCGTTGGGTCAATCGCGCCTTCGAGAACAAACTCGGCATATGCCGGCACGCCAATGCCGTAGCGCGGGGTTTTGACCAGCTCCAGCGGCGCACCGAACAGCCCACCGGCGACCGCGCGCTCATCCGCGCCGTACGGCAAACGCGCAGCGGCGGCGAGCATGAACAGCGGATGCGCACCGACCACCATGGCCATGCGCAATTCTTCGCCACGTTCACGCGCGGTTTGCAGCATCCGCCACAGGTGTCCGCGTGAATGCAGACTGGTGGCGAGGGCCTGGCGGGCATGGCGCATCGAGCGGTGGTAGCTCATGTTGGCAATGCCGCTCAGCGGGTCTTCGGCAATGATGATCGCGTTGGTGATATACGGGCCGCGATCACTGTCGAAATGCTTGAGCATCGGTAGCAGCGCCAGATCCAGTGCTTCACCCTCGAACACTTCATCGAGGATCGGGCCGTTTTCTACATAACGCGGCGCGATGGGCTGGTTGGCGCGAGCCTGAAAGGTTTCGTGCAATTGCGCCGGGTTGACGCCGAAGATCCGGGCGATACGGGTGCGAGAGGCGAACAGATTGGTCGCCACCGGCACGCCCAGGTTGCCGACGTTTTCGCAGATGAGCAGTGGGTCGCGGCCCTGCGCGGCGAGGGCATCGACCAGGGCGGTGACGTCCTGATCGGCTGAAATAGTTTGGGTGACCGTCAGCACATCGTCCGGATACTCTCGGCGATAGGCGTCGATGAACACGTGGAAGTCCTGAGAATCGCCGAGCGTCGAACGGGTCATGGTTTCACCTCGTAAAAAGCAGGCACGCAGGGGTGAGAGGGCATCCGATCGGCCAGCCGCTGGCCTGCCGGTCGAACGAATGCCGGTTCATCTTCGTGCCTGTAAAGTCGCTGTGTGCTCTGTATGCAAGTCCCTTGTGGCGAGGGGATTTATCCCCGATCGGCTGGGAAGCAGTCGTAAAACCAGTCAACGCGATCTGCCTGATACAACGTGGTTGCAGGTTTTTGGAGCTGCTTCGCAGCCCATCGGGGATAAATCCCCTCACCACAGGAAACTCCCTTCCCACAGGAGGTTCGTGTACGGCTACAGGTACGTGGTGGTCAGGCGAATATCGGCCTCAACCAGATCCTTGGGCGGTGGCGTCGGTTCGATCCCGCACAAGCGGGCGATGTTGTTGCCCAGGTAATCTTCGAGATGATCCTCATCAATGCCCAACCCCTGCGGTGCCGGTGAGCACAACACCTCGAGTTCGCGCAGCCACATCCCCGGCTCATTCGGCGGTGAATCGGTGCCGAAGACGATCTTGTTGCGCGGCAGTTCCTTGGCGAATTCGACGATCCGCGATTGAAAGCACCAGCCCGATTCGCAGTACACGTTCGGCGTGTCCATCGCCATCCAGAACGCTTCGAACGAGTAGTTGCCGCCCGTCTGGATACCGAAGTGGCCGATGATGAAATTGACCATCGGAAACTCGCGGATGATCGGGTAGAACATCGTCGGAATCGTGTACGGGCCATCGCCGGTGTGGATCAGCACAACGATGTTGTACTTGGCGCAAACCTTCATCGCCGGGCGCAGCCAATCGAGCGCGCGGTCCGGGCGATAGCCGTGCATGTTGGCGTGCAGCTTGAGCATCTTGAAGCCGTATTCCTTGATATGGAATTCCAGCTCCGCCGCACCGTTTTCCGGGCCCCAGCGCGGGTTAAAGTTGAAGTTGCCGATGAAGCGATCCGGATATTTCACACAGAGTTCGGCGACGTAGGACATGTAGTCACGCACGCCCTCGCGGCCTCGGCGGTTGCCGTCGCGATAACCGGTATTGCCCGGCGGCGGCTGGATGAAGCCCATGTCGATGCGGCGCGGTTTGCCGTTGATCATGTACGGGCCGTCCATGAGCTTGAGCATGCGCTCGCCGGTGAACGGTTCGCCGGTATGGCGCCAGGCCTCGTCGACCAGGTTAGTAGGGTGCAGATGGGTGTCGATGATCATCGGTTCAGCTCCTGGCCAGTTGAGTGGTGACGGGGCGTGCGAGTTGCGCCTCTGCTTCGGAAACGGAACGCGGTGGCGGGGTCGGTTCGAGGCCGATCATTCGCGCGGTGTTGTTGCCCAGATAATCTTCGAGGGTGTCCTCGTCGAGATTCAGGCCCTGTGGCGGCTCGTGGCAGAGCACTTCGAGCAGGCGCAGCCACATGCCCGGTTCGTTCGGCGGCGTATCGGTGCCGAAAAGGATTTTGTGCGTCGGCAATACCTTGGCGAACTCGACGATCCGCGATTGCAGGCACCAGCCGGACTCGCAGTAGACGTTGGGCAACTCCATTGCCCATTGCATCGGTTCAAACACGTAGACGCCGCCGGTCTGCACGCCGAAGTGGGCCATGATGAAATCGACGTTGGGGAATTCCTTGATCATCGGCACCCATTCCGACGGGATGCTGTAAGGTCCGTCGCCGGTGTGCAGCTTGACCGGAATGCCCAGCTCGGCGCATTTCTCGAAGCACGGGCGCACCCAATCCAGCGCCCGGTCAGGACGGTAGGCATGCATGTTGGCCTGCATCTGCACCATCTTGAAACCGTGTTCCTTGACGTAGCGCTCGATCGCCTCGACGCCGTTTTCCACACCGCAGCGCGGGTTGTAGACGAAGCAGCCGATGAAGCGGTCCGGGTAGGTCTGAACCATTTTCAGCGTGTAGGCCATGTACGCATCGATGGATTCGCGACCGCTCAGGTCGCCGTCGGTCCAGGTGTAAATCGTGTTGCCCTGCGGCGGCTGGATGAAGGCTTTGTCAATGCGGCGAGGCTTGCCGTTGACAATGTACGGGCCATCCATCATCTCCAGCAGACGCTCGCCGGTGAACGGGTCACCGTCATGCCTCCAGGCGAGGTCCACCAGATCGGTGGGATAGCAGCTGATATCGATGATCATTGCAGTCGATCTCCTGATAGCGGGGAAGGGAGCCTTGCGGCTCTCGGCATTCACGTCCCGGGCAATCGGCCGTTTCTATGCGCAAGACTCGCGCATTCCCTCGCCTGTTCGCATCCGGCCCGGGTGGGTGGCTGCTGAGGGCGAGTATTGGAAGGAGGGGTTGGGTTCGTACAATATTAATTGGGCGGGGTGGTGATACTTGTTCGATATGGCTGCATCAAGATCAAAAGATCGCAGCCTGCGGCAGCTCCTACACCGTTCAATGTAGGAGCTGCCGAAGGCTGCGATCTTTTGATCTTCAATGGTTGTGCCAGCGCTGTCGTCAGGACTGTGTTTGCATTGCCAACTGTTTGATCGCTTCAACCACCGGCGCCACACGCTCAGCCTGCCCATGCGGCCACACGGCGTAAAGGTTGTAATGCGCCGCAATCTGCGCCTCGTTCAACGCCACCAACCGCCCACTGCGCAATGCATCAGCCGCCAATAATCCACGCACCAGCCCCGCGCCAACGCCAGCCTCGGCAGCCGCAATCAAATTCGCCGCATTATCAAAAATCACCCGTGCCGGCGGCTCGGTTGGCGTCATCCCGGCCGCATCCAGCCACGGAATCCACGAGCGCCGCGTATACCCCAACAATGGCAACTTCAAAATCTGCGCCGGGCTCAACGGCACCTGCAACCCATACCGTTCCAGCAAATCCGGCGAAGCCACCGCCAACACCCGATCGCCACAAATCTGCGTCATCTCGCAGTCGTCCCAATCGCCATAGCCATAACGCAGCGCCAGATCGACTCGCTCAAACGTACTGCGATCACTGCGCGGCATCGACAGCAGCGTCACCTCATAATCCGGCAGCCCATCAAGCAACTGCGGCAGGCGCGGATTGAGCCAGCTCTGCGCCAGTTCGCTGTCGACATCAAGGGTCAAGCGTTGCGCCACGCTGCGGTTTTTCACCGAAGACAAGGCACGGTCAATCTGCGCCAGACCATCCGCCAACACACTGGCAAACAACTGCCCGGCATCGGTCAGATTGCTGCCACCGCCTTCGCGGACAAAGAGCGGCTGGCCGATGAACTCTTCCAGGGCACGAATCTGCTGACTGATCGCGCTGTGGGTCAGATCGAGTTTGCGCGCGGCGCTGGAAAAACTGCCGCTGCGCGCGGCGTGGATAAACGCGCTCATGGACTGCACCGACGGGTATCGCTTGTACATGTTGTTAGTCCTGCTTACACCGGTTGGCAGAAAACGTCGCTGGCCGGGGATCGTCGCGGCTTCCAATAATCGGTCACCAGGCCCGCACAAAGACGGGCCGCTCTCTTGGAGCCTGACAATGATTGCATTCACGGTTAACGGCGAACGACGCGAGCTGGAGGAAACGTCTTCCTCCACGCCCTTGCTATGGGTACTGCGTGATCAACTGAAACTCACCGGCACCAAGTTCGGTTGCGGCATGGGCCTGTGCGGTGCTTGCACCGTGCACCTGGACGGCGTCGCGGTGCGTTCCTGCCAAATGCCAGCGGCGGCCGTCGCGGGCCACAGCATCACCACGATCGAGGGGGTGTCGGCGACGCAAAGCCATCCGCTGCAATTGGCCTGGGTCGCCGAAGATGTGCCGCAATGCGGCTACTGTCAATCCGGACAGATCATGTCCGCCGCGGCGTTGCTCAACACCGGTGCAGCAGTCACCGACGCTTCGATCCGCACCGCAATGTCCGGGAATATCTGCCGCTGCGGCACTTACGGGCGCATCAATAAAGCGATCAAACGCGCGGCGAATGCGCCGAAGGAGGCCTGATGAGCCTTGTCGACGACAGCCGCATCGAACTGCCGCGCCGAGAGTTTCTCAAGCAAGCGGCGACGCTCGCTTCAGGCCTGGCCATTGCGCTGTATCTGCCGAGTGGCGTCGGCGCCACCGACCCGAAGGCCCCCGCGCAGGTCAAGGAATTCGAGCCCAATGCCTGGGTGCGTGTGTTGCCTGACGGCACGGTGAAACTGGTGGTGCACAAGCACGACTCCGGCACCGGTACGCAGACGGCACTCGCCGCGTGCGTGGCCGAAGAGCTGGACGTCAACCCGATGACTGTGCAGGTGATCACCCCGGAAGATCCGTTCTTCGAAACTTACATCCATCCGGTCTGGAAAGTCTTTTCCACCGGCGGCAGCACCAGCGTTTCGCTGGAGTACGACCGCTTGCGCATGGCCGGCGCTACGGCGCGGGCATTGTTGATAACCGCAGCGGCGAAGCAATGGAAAGTCAGCCCCCAGAGCTGCGCCACGGAAGAAGGTCGAGTGGTACATGCATCGAGCAAGCGCAGCCTCGGCTATGGCGAACTGGTGGGTGTCGCGGCCAACTTGCCGGCGCCGGACAACGTCACGCTGAAGGATCCGGCGCAGTTCAAATACATCGGCAAACTGCGCCACAAGCGTGATGCCGCCGCCAAGGTGTGCGGGCGTTTCCAGTACAGCATCGACGTGCAGTTGCCGGGCATGCTGGTGGCGGTCATTCAGCGGGCCCCGGTGCTGGGCGCGAAGGTTGTCAGCGTCGACTCGGCGGCGGCGTTGCGAGTGCCAGGTGTGCGCAAAGTGCTCGCGGTTCCGGGACGTCCCGACGTGCTCGGCGGCAATCTGGAAGGCGTCGCCGTGCTGGCCGACACATATTGGGCCGCGCAGCAGGGCCGTAACGTGCTGCAGATCCAATGGAGCGATTCGCCGCTCGCCGGTTTCGACAGTGATCAGTTGCACGCGGCGCAGGCCGCGGCGATCGGCGATCCGCACGCCCAAACCGTCAAAGCCATGAGCCACGGCGATGTCAGCGGACAATGGTCGAGTGCAGCGAAGCTGATCGAAGCCGATTACGCCATGCCTTACAAAGTGCAGAACCCGCTGGAGCCGATCTGCATCGTCGCGCAGGTCAAGGACAGGGCGATCACATATTGGGGCGGCGTGCAGGTGCCGTCGTCGGCCCTGGAGGCGGCGCAGATCGTGTGCGGCATCGACAAGGCCAAGGTGACGATCCATGAGCTGGTTTCCGGCGGTAGCTTTGGCGCGCGGGAGGCGAAATACTGGCTGTTCGAAGGTGCCTGGCTCGCGCAGCAAACTGGCGTGCCGGTGAAACTGCTGAACAGCCGCGAAGATGAAATGCACGCACTGTTCAATCATCCGGCGACCTTGCATCGGGTCAAAGGCGCGCTCGACCCGCAGGGAAAACTGACTGCGCTGCAATTGCACGCGGTGTCGCCGGCCTCGCCAGAGCAGTGGGAACCGGGCTATTTCGAGCGTCCGGACAAGATGGATTACAGCACCACCGAGGCGATCACTGCGTGGGACTTCGCCTACCGTCCGCCGCACCTGGAGCTCAATTGGGTCAAACACGAAAGTCAGCTGCCGAGCGGTTGGTATCGCTCGGTGAGCTTCATTCCCAACGTGTTTGCCGTGGAAAGTTTCATGGACGAACTCGCCTATGCCGCTGGCGAGGACCCGCTGGCGTTCCGCCTCGCCAACATGCAGGAGCGACCTCGCCATGTGACGGTGCTCAAACAGGCTGCCGAACGCGCGGGATGGGGGCAGCCATTGCCGCCGGGAACCGCATTGGGTATCGCGACCAATCAGGGTTACACCAGTTTTATCGCAGTGGTGGCGCGGGTGGCGACCGTGAACGGCAAACCGCAAGTCGAGAAGCTCACCTGCGTGGTCGATTGCGGTCTGGCGGTGTCGCCGGGCGGTGTCGAAGAGCAAATCTACGGCGGTTTGATGTGGGGGTTGGGCCATGCACTGTTTGACCGCCTCGATATCAAACAGGGCAGGGTGGTGCAGAGTAACTTCCACGATTACCGCGTCACGCGCATGTCGGATATGCCGGCCACCGACATCCTGGTACTCGACGGTGAGCCCGGCAAACCCGGTGGCGTCGGCGAGCTGGGCAGCCCGTCGGTGGTGCCGGCGATTGCCAACGCCTTGTTCGCATTGACCGGCGTGCGCCAGCGTTCGACGCCATTCAACCTGGGATAAACCGTCATGGATCTACGCCTGCTGCGATATTTCATGGCGTTGGCTGATGAGCTGCACTTCGGTCGCGCGGCCGAGCGATTGCACATCTGCCAGCCGCCGTTGAGCCAGCAGATTCGTCTGCTCGAGGAAGAACTCGGCACGCCGCTGTTCGAGCGCAGTCATCACCGCGTGGAACTGACAGCGGCGGGGCAGATGCTCAAGGAACAGGCGCCGCTGGTCTTCGAGCAGCTTGAGCGGGCGCTGGATCTGACTCGGCAAACCGGGCGTGGTCAGTTGGGCGAGCTGGAAATCGGCATGATCAGCTCGGTGATGGTCGGCGTATTGCCCAAGGCCTTGCACTTGTTTCGCGAGCGCTATCCGCAGGTCAACTGGCGCCTTCACGAGATGACTCCGGCGGCGCAGGTCAAGGCATTGAAGGAAAAACGCATCGATGCCTGCGTGTTTCGCGTCGGTTACGACGATTCGCAGTTGCGCAATGAACTGCTGATCTACGAACCGATTCATGTGGTGATGCCCGCAGACCATCCGCTGGCCGCTCGCGAGGTACTGGCCCCGGTGGATCTGGCGCAGGAACCGTTCGTGGCGCTGGAGTTGAAGCAGTCGCGATTTGCCCATTTTCTCTATCAGTGTTGCGTGCAGGCCGGGTTTACGCCGCAGATTCGCCAACAGGTGATCGAGGTGCAAACCTTGCTCAGCCTGGTGCGCGCCGGGTTTGGCGTGGCGCTGTTGCCGGCATCCATCGAGCAATTGGCACCGGCCGGCCTGGTGTTCCGCCGCCTGACCCCGGCGCTGCCGGAAGTGCCGTTGTATGCCACCTATCGCGCGGACGACGCCTCGCCCGTGCTCAAGCTGTTCCTCGACACTCTCCGCGAGCTCAGCGGCAACCCGAAACCGTTGTAGGAGCTGCCGAAGGCTGCGATCTTTTTGATCCTGTCTTTAAAAAACAAAGTCAAAAGATCGCAGCCTGCGGCAGCTTCTACGGGGCAATTTTCGGGTTTTAAACAGCGGCGCACGATCTCGGGCCGCTGCGGTCGTAGTCTTCACATGGGCGTATCACTTGTGGAGATGCAATGAGCCAGGAAGT
This window of the Pseudomonas fluorescens genome carries:
- a CDS encoding LysR substrate-binding domain-containing protein translates to MDLRLLRYFMALADELHFGRAAERLHICQPPLSQQIRLLEEELGTPLFERSHHRVELTAAGQMLKEQAPLVFEQLERALDLTRQTGRGQLGELEIGMISSVMVGVLPKALHLFRERYPQVNWRLHEMTPAAQVKALKEKRIDACVFRVGYDDSQLRNELLIYEPIHVVMPADHPLAAREVLAPVDLAQEPFVALELKQSRFAHFLYQCCVQAGFTPQIRQQVIEVQTLLSLVRAGFGVALLPASIEQLAPAGLVFRRLTPALPEVPLYATYRADDASPVLKLFLDTLRELSGNPKPL